The DNA region ttccTGGGAATACATAATTTATTATACCACAGAGTACAGAgattttgattttaaacatAGTGCCAGCCATAATTTGATACATGTTTTCCAGAATATTGtcttaaaggaaaagaaaaatgatccAGTGACTTGAGCTATGACAGCTCTGTTGttaaaatgttcagttaacttttttcccctctgtgcTTAATGCTCTACACAATGAATAGCACTCTGTTCTGAGTTGAAAATGGAGGCCTTGCCTCAGACCATCAAAGTACAGAAATGGCAGGAAATTATGGGAAATGACATTAGGGTCTGTGGTCAGTGTATTAATGCCTAAGTCCAACAAGTCCTACAAAttgaacaacaaaatacatcaaTTGGAGTAACTTTCTTTGGTACCATTACCACAGGTGACACCCATGACCTGTTTGAAGGTTCGATCACTCCTGCTGCTCTCATCTCCACCACACACTGTTCAGCTGCCACCTGTTTATTCAATGGTATGCGATGTGGGAGCTGACGAATTGGGTGCCCTGTGCCTGTGTCAATCTCATGCTGGATTAAGTGGGTCCTGCCCAGATCAGAAGGTGAAGTGGCAAGAATGGATCGGAACTCATACAGCAAATCCcataactgctgctgctgctctacggACAGCCCTTCTCTACTACTCTCCAGCACAGTCTTGATAGTTTCCTCTTGGGTTGGTGGGCTTTGTGAGATACCACACGTGATGCTACCATCCCCAGCTGCATTGTTGGCAGCAAGTTCGCCAGTCAGGCACAGTTAGGGGCCTGAGTTGGGCAGTTTCAATGGAAGATCCTGATAAGGAACGGCACCTGTGGACAGGGGTATCAAACCTAATTGGCCTTCATCCCGCACCACATCCACACATGGAAGAGCTGTCAGTTCCTGGGAGTGGACGCCCGTCCTAACGGCGGATGGTTGTGGACCCTGAGTAGAAACTATTTGTGATGGCTCTTGTTGAACCACCAACTCACTTGGAGACTCAGGGAGCTCTGGACATAGCAACACTAGCAACGGTAACCTAGCAACACTAGAGGGGTCCGATTGTATGCTCTCCCGGaaattttttttgaaaaataatagggctgcaactcatgattattttgatgaacGATTAATCAGTCGATTATTTTTTCGATTTATCGATTaatcagataaaaaaatatttttaaaatttccaCTCTGAATagagggggcaggttgtgttgTGAAGCCTACACCGAAGCCAAAACTGAAGTTATATGtttaactagctgctagcaacttctaatgaaatAGAGCAAGTGATCAACATAGTTAACGTCACGTTACTTCAAGCACAGTCATTATTGCAGCGGCGCTGAGAATTCAACAGCACTGCTGAATGTACATAGGGGAAACACTGCCCCTACGGTCGACACCTCCCTCAATAGAAATAATGTAATCAACACAAATAATAACAGTCACTAGATACCCAGAGTTAAGATATTAAATGACTGCATTTAACCAAATCAATGCTAAGACCGCTAATAATTACAACTTTATTTGTATCACACCATGTTTTACATCAGGGTAATCCATAGACCTGTTAGGTACAGAGCTCACTTGAAACTATGACTAAACTTTTTTACAAActcattcatcatattctatttGATAGTCTGaacatctttattttccatTATGTTTCAGTAAAATGGCAATATTTAAATTTGAGTTACAAAGGCTGTTTTGTGGAATTTTATTCTGCAGAAGTATTTAATTCCcttattatttgtattaaataTTAGGCTGAGAAATACAAACAAAGATATTatacttacatttatttatattaaaccAGAACAGATCTGGTCACACAGTGATAGATGTTAACTTATTGTAAACAGACTTAAAACATTCTACCCTTATTTAAAACAGTCCAGGAAATAGTCAGGGATATAACACCTCTCACTTTTTGAGGCTTATGTGAGTGATAAACTGCTTGATGATGCTGCCACGTAACTCTTTACTGACCAGTCCGTAGATGATGGGGTTGATGACTGGGGGAATGATGATAATTAAGATGCTAAAGAACTTCTTGATGTTTTGGGAGACTGAGGGGAACCGCTGACTCAAAATTATGATTACTGAAGCAATTTGAAAGAGCAGATACACAACAAGGTGCGGTGCACATGTCCGAAGGGCCTTGCTTTGGGCGCTGCTGTCAGATCGGCCTCGTTTAATGGAAGCATGCAGGATTCTGATGTATGAAAAAGCAATGATGAGGAAGATGCCTGTACTCAAGGACCATGTCATGGACAGAcctagaaaaacaacaacaagaagaacaacaaGTATTAAAAAGTATCATGTAAACCTTCTTTCatccatttaattaattttgtgtCCTCGGCTAACAGGACAGTTAATGCTGTAAGGGCCTcttatttaaatgatgaaatattaaatatatgtattttattatacatGTCTGATTGGCAGATCCTGACACTCAGTTGACCTCATAAAACTACTGCTGATAAACAACATTTTGTTCTGTTAAAAGTTAAGCTTGAACATAAATCAGGACTATACTGTGACTCAGTTTAAACAGTCATCACATGCTCAGATtacaaactgaaaatattttaattacaaGCTGCAGGTCGCATTATGAAGTCTTACTTTGCAGTAGTATTATTTGAGTAGAAACTGCACTAATAAATGTGAGTAAAATGACTTTACTCAGTAAAGAGAACAATTCCTGACACACTACCAAAACTACACACAACAGTTGGTTAAAGATGCTCAACAATGTGCTGTAGATCAGTTGCTTTATTCTGACCAATGTACTGACCATAGATGTTATTTGGGAGGGTGGGACTGCAGGCCAAGCTCAGGATTGTGCGGTTGCTGCAGTAGACATGCCGGATAATGTTGCCACACAGCGGAGTGTTTATGTGGAAAGCAAAAAGTACAGCAATCAACAGCAGAGCGATGAACCAGGCCAGGGCACAGCAGAAGTGCAGCCGAGCCGATGTCATGATGGCGTGATACCTGAGCGGCTCACATACAGCAATGTACCTGCAAAGGGAGCGTTAAGAGATATAACTGtcctttgacattttctttcgAATTCTAGTGTCACAGACTGTTCACATCTGCTTCCATATGCATAATTAGTTAAATCATAGGCTTCtctcatgcacaaacacataaaccgtattacactgtaaaatcaagaaaaaaggaTGTCAACCTGTTGGAGAAAGGTTTACGAAAGGGAAAGGGATACAAGAAACTGTCATTGTGCAGAGATTAACAAATATTTAGTTTGGATGAAAACTTATTTgtttgaatttaaatttaatctaaAAATATCTGAAGATACATCATAGAGTTGCCCACGAATGCACCAGCTTTTCAGGTAATAAGAAATATACTAAATAAACTTCATTAGAACACCTTGAAATCTTTTCACAACATATTTAAGGTAACAAACCAATAGCACCAAAAACATCCAGTATGACACGGAAGTAAGCATCTGATGTCCCCTTCAAACTGAGCATTTGGAAAAAGAAACTGTACAATTTATGCAAAGTAGTGAAAGGATAACATTTAATATGCTGGTGCTTTTTTGTACCTGTCATAGGCCATGGCACCCAGAATAGTCTGCACTGCAGCTCCATACGTGTGTACACAGAAGGCTTGGGCGATGGCGAGGATGTAGGCGATCCTCTTCTGCCCCGTTAAGAAGTGAATCATGAGGCGAGGCAGCACGGCTGTGGCCCCCAGCAGGTCACAAACTACCAGGTTACAAACCAGTATGAACATGGGTCTGTGCAGACTCTTATCTATGACAATGACACTGAACACCACACCATTCCCCAGCAGCACCACTATGTAGTTTAACAGAGCCAGGAAGAACAGCAAAGAGCTGTAGCCTGGTGGTACAAAGAAGCCTTCCAGCTCGAACACAATAGGCTGTTTGAGTGGCGTTACCAATGTAAGGTTCTCCATCCAAAACAGTAGAGTTCTGTAAAAGACATGTATATCAAAACCATCCAAATAAGTTACTATTCAGCATCAGGAAAAGTGCTAGTAATTTTAGACTTTAAATGTACCACACAGTGTTACCTACAGTAAAACTTAATGACACTCAATGTACAGATGTTCTCAATTCAATCGTTTatcaaacatgaaaagaaaagcatAAAAGGTTATGATCACTACACAGTGAAGTATCCACCCTCAACCTCTTCTCATCAGAGCATTGATGATGCTCTGACTTGTTGTAGATTGTGTGTTGAGctttaaataattttaatttttgctcTGAGTGTCCCTTCCGTAATGCTAATCCCTGCCCACTGTCAACCTCACCATCAGAGCATCAGTCACGCCCTAAATATCCTCTGCAGCTTAAAGCAATGATTCGGCACAATTTCagcctagcgtcatatgcaccattacgtctGTCTAAACACTgcctcagcctttttttttcatttggttgcaaatGAGTGgaattagagccatcagccgaatgggttagtacaggcgctaacgggaccaacagtgtatctcataaattaccccactaatcactgaaataccgtgtggtcgtacgagatcccgcacagagcaGATCATACGTGAAGATGAGTGGCTCAATTTCGAAGGTGCTATATGCGGGATCTCGCGTGACCAtacggtatttcagtgattgcGCAAGATTTCGACattgtttacagctttagcattagcagcagagtaaaagccattaGGTAAGTGTTATTTGAATGAACTCCTGGTGTACGTACAacctttccaatgcatggatttatgagtaaagaccctatttgtactactgtagacgtttgataacaatccaggcattattagtagggtcatttaccagatacactggtggtcccgttagcgcctgtactttGACATTCGGCTGATCgatctaactccactaatttgtgacaaaatgaaaaaaagcgGAAAAAAGGAATGACAGTCACTGATGACCTTCTAACCCCAACTCCTAGCAGCGTGATGAACAGAGGTTATTCTTGCCTACAGCAGCAgggataaaaaatatatagtttcacaGGCAGTAATATCAGCAGGTTGATCTAGTGACTTGAGCTATCACAGCtctgttgttaaaatgtttagttgACCTCCTTTCTTCTGCTTTTACTGCTCTACACAATAATTATCACTCTTCTGATTTGAGGATGGAGACCTCACCTCAGACCATCAAATTACAGAGATGCTTGGACATGATGGGAAATGATGTTCGGGTTCTCGGTCAGTGCATTAATGCCTCGGTCCAACAAGTCCTACAAATTAAACATATTCAATGAATGCATTTAACTGAATCAATgctattaataataacaataacaataataactaaCGCTAATAATTATAACTTAATTTGCATCACACCCTGTATTACATCAGGGTAATCCACAGACCTGTTTGTTTCAGAAACTAAGACTAAACTAAGTTTTTCCAAactcattcaatcattcattcatattctcCTGGATAGTCTCAACATCTTTATCTTCTATTATGTTTCAGTAGAGTGGcaatattttaatttagatACAGCAGCTGTTTTGTGGAATCTAACCAGCATATTGTCTATCACTTATCAtctttgttcattttcaaaaaGTTGGAAAATTGGTAAATTCCCAAGTACAATGTCAAGTCTCAGACAGCTAGAATGATCAGTATTTGTCTCCtattcttttttccccctttattCTTCTGAAGTGtttacttccctttttatttgtattcaaTGTTTGGCTgagaaatggaaacaaaagcattatacttatatttatttttcatacagTTGAAACTAGATACAGACAGAAGACGAAGGCAGAGAGAAAACGTGCAGCAAAGGTCCTGAACCAGAACAGATCTTGGGACACAGTGATAGATGTTAGCTTATTCATAATAGACTTACAATattctgcatttattttaaacagttcAGGAAATTGTCAGGAATATAATGGTCTGAAGAAGTTGACCACTTTCACTTTTTGCAACTGACTTGAGTGATAAACTGCTTGATGATGCTGCCACGTAACTCTTTACTGACCAGTCCGTAGATGATGGGGTTGATGACTGGTGGAATGATGATAAACAAGATGCTACAGAACTTCTTGATGTTTTGGGAGACTGAGGGGAACCGATAACTCACAATTATGATCAATGAAGCAATTTCAAAGAGCAGATACACAACAAGGTGCGGTGCACATGTCCGAAGGGCCTTGCTTTGAGCGCTGCTGTCAGATCGGCCTCGTTTAACGGAAGCATGCAGGATTCTGATGTATGAAAAAGCAATGATGAGGAAGATGCCTGTACTCAAGGACCATGTCATGGACAGACCTAGAAAAACAACAAGTATTAAAAAGTATCATGTAAACCTTCTATCATCCATTTAATTAAGTTTGTGTCCTTCAGTAACAGGACAGTTAATGCTGTAAGGGCCTcttatttaaatgatgaaatattaaatatatgtcTTTTATTATAAGTCAATCAGTTGACCTCATAAAACTACTGCTGATAAACAACATTTTGTTCTGTTAAAAGCTAAGCTTGAACATGAATCAGGACTATACTGTGACTCAGTTTAAACAGTCTCATCACATGCTCAGATTACaaattgaaaatatttgaataaaaagcTGCAGGTCACATTATGAAGTCTTACTTTGCAGTAGTATTATTTGAGGAGAAACTGTGCTAATAAATGTGAGTATAATGACTTTACTCAGTAAAGAGAACAATTCCTGACACCACCAAAACTACACGCAACAGTTGGTTAAAGATGCTCAACAATGTGCTGTAGATCTGTTGCTTTATTCTGACCAATGTACTGACCATAGATGTTACTTGGGAGGGTGGGACTGCAGGCCAGGTTCATGATTGTGCGGTTGGTGCAGTAGACATGCCGGATAATGTTGCCACACAGCGGAGTGTTTATGTGGAAAGCAAAAAGTACAGCAATCAACAGCAGAGCGATGAACCAGGCCAGGGCACAGCAGAAGTGCAGCCGAGCTGATGTCATGATGGCGTGATACCTGAGCGGCTCACATACAGCAATGTACCTGCAAAGGGAGAGCAGTGTTGAGTTTTGGGCTTCTGTcatgcaaaaacacataaatctttttacactttttaaaataaaaagaaaggtttATGAAAGGAAAGAGGACACAGGAAGCTATCTTTGTGCGatgatgaataaatattaatcatttaagATAGTCTCAAGAAAATCTCAAGCTGCCTCATAGAGTCGGCCACTAATGCACCAGCTTTTCAGAAAGTAAGAAATATCAACTTGATCTAAACTTCATCAGAACATCTTGAAATGTCTCTTCCTGCTGTGTGATGAAAACCTTTCACAACTTATTTCAAGGTAACAAACCAGTAACACCAAAAAACATCCAGTATGACATGGCAGTAAACATCTGATGTCCCCTTCAAACTGAGCATTGGGATAGACACTGTACAATTAATTATCTGAAAGGACAGGTTCACCTTTGTCAAGTTTGTTTGAAACAACATTCAGGTGTCCATGTGAACATTGAATAAGAATGTTCTTGCTGCAGTCATTTCCCTTGTTCATACATGCCATTAAAAGATTTTATAATAAtttttgtataaaaatgtattcaaatgttaATTTCCAGCATATTTGTGGACAGATATTCATAAAAAGAAGGAATTTTGTACAAACATTACCAACTTTGAAAGATATATACTGCATGGGGCTAATTTGGATGACTGAGGTATCATATATACCTCATATAATTTTAATACGTTCTTACATGCTTACATACACTCACATTTGCATCAGGAAGGGATCCTTTAATgggtatgaacaggagaaaggATTAAAGAGAGCAtaacttattttaatgttcatatGTGCATCTGACTATAGTTTTTAGAAATTATCATTTAATATGCTGGTGCTTTTTTGTACCTGTCATAGGCCATGGCACCCAGAATAGTCTGCACTGCAGCTCCATACGTGTGTACACAGAAGGCTTGGGCGATGGCGAGGATGTAAGCGATCCTCTTCTGCCCCGTTAAGAAGTGAATCATGAGGCGAGGCAGCACCGCTGTGGCCCCCAGCAGGTCACAAACTACCAGGTTACAAACCAGTATGAACATGGGTCTGTGCAGACTCTTATCTATGACAATGACACTGAACACCACACCATTCCCCAGCAGCACCACTATGTAGTTTAACAGAGCCAGGAAGAACAGCAAAGGGCTGTAGCCTGGTGGTACAAAGAAGCCTTCCAGCTCGAACACAATAGGCTGTTTGAGTGATGTTACCGTTGTAAGGTTCTCCATCCAAAACAGTAGAGTTCTGTAAAAGACATGTATATCAAAACCATCCAAATAAGTTACTATTCAGCGTCAGGAAAAGTGCTAGTAATGTTAGACTTTAAATGTACCACACAGTGTTACTTACAGTAAAACTTGATGACACTCAATGAGCAGATGTTCTCAATTCAATCGTTTatcaaacatgaaaagaaaagtataaAAGGTTATGGTCACTACACAGTGAAGTATCCACCCTC from Scomber japonicus isolate fScoJap1 chromosome 13, fScoJap1.pri, whole genome shotgun sequence includes:
- the LOC128371759 gene encoding olfactory receptor 2K2-like, translated to MVTRDPAYSTFEIEPLIFTYDLLCAGSLTYLDGFDIHVFYRTLLFWMENLTLVTPLKQPIVFELEGFFVPPGYSSLLFFLALLNYIVVLLGNGVVFSVIVIDKSLHRPMFILVCNLVVCDLLGATAVLPRLMIHFLTGQKRIAYILAIAQAFCVHTYGAAVQTILGAMAYDRYIAVCEPLRYHAIMTSARLHFCCALAWFIALLLIAVLFAFHINTPLCGNIIRHVYCSNRTILSLACSPTLPNNIYGLSMTWSLSTGIFLIIAFSYIRILHASIKRGRSDSSAQSKALRTCAPHLVVYLLFQIASVIIILSQRFPSVSQNIKKFFSILIIIIPPVINPIIYGLVSKELRGSIIKQFITHISLKK
- the LOC128371760 gene encoding olfactory receptor 2K2-like — encoded protein: MVFPVLVWKNHKLLTSRNPDFNPIQHQPGLITQHQYWALLMLLRLKPQIPIARRPVQRLDSLQITYLDGFDIHVFYRTLLFWMENLTTVTSLKQPIVFELEGFFVPPGYSPLLFFLALLNYIVVLLGNGVVFSVIVIDKSLHRPMFILVCNLVVCDLLGATAVLPRLMIHFLTGQKRIAYILAIAQAFCVHTYGAAVQTILGAMAYDRYIAVCEPLRYHAIMTSARLHFCCALAWFIALLLIAVLFAFHINTPLCGNIIRHVYCTNRTIMNLACSPTLPSNIYGLSMTWSLSTGIFLIIAFSYIRILHASVKRGRSDSSAQSKALRTCAPHLVVYLLFEIASLIIIVSYRFPSVSQNIKKFCSILFIIIPPVINPIIYGLVSKELRGSIIKQFITQVSCKK